From the Acidicapsa ligni genome, one window contains:
- a CDS encoding GTP-binding protein, with product MNLLPTTVLSGFLGAGKTTLLNHVLNNRAGMRVAVIVNDMSEINIDAQLVKQSGANLSRTQEKLVEMTNGCICCTLRDDLLQEVSRLAREERFDYLLIESTGISEPLPVAATFTFIDEKGDSLSSVAKLDTMVTLVDATKFLDDVRSIDDLRDRKVALANEDERTVSDLLIDQIEFANVIVINKTDLVSAEDLGRLEGILEHLNPAARRVRAVRGEVPLTSILHTGLFDMEEAESSAGWVRELNGVHTPETEEYGISSFVYRARRPFHPERFETVTDESFPNVLRAKGFIWLASCHDDLILFSIAGSTLAVEPQAQWLAADMGDEEQDAETQEYLKDVWEAPYGDRRQEIVFIGAGIDRALLEARLNQALLTPEEMAAGPEAWQELADPFSEMFRDREAAA from the coding sequence ATGAATCTGCTACCCACTACCGTTCTCTCTGGCTTCCTCGGCGCAGGCAAGACGACCCTGCTAAATCATGTACTCAATAATCGGGCAGGGATGCGGGTTGCGGTCATTGTCAACGACATGAGCGAAATCAACATCGATGCTCAGTTAGTGAAGCAAAGCGGCGCTAATCTTAGCCGCACGCAGGAGAAGTTAGTCGAGATGACGAATGGGTGCATCTGTTGCACCCTGCGCGACGATCTTCTACAGGAGGTATCGCGACTTGCCCGCGAAGAACGATTCGACTATCTGCTTATCGAGTCAACGGGCATCTCTGAGCCGCTTCCGGTAGCAGCTACTTTTACCTTCATTGACGAGAAAGGGGACTCGCTCTCCAGTGTGGCTAAATTGGACACGATGGTGACTCTTGTCGACGCGACAAAATTCCTGGACGATGTTCGATCCATTGACGATCTACGGGACAGAAAGGTGGCTCTCGCCAACGAAGATGAGCGCACTGTCTCTGATCTTCTTATCGACCAGATTGAATTTGCGAATGTAATTGTCATTAACAAGACTGACCTGGTGAGCGCTGAAGATCTCGGCCGTCTCGAAGGAATTCTTGAGCATCTCAATCCTGCTGCCAGGCGTGTTCGCGCCGTGCGCGGTGAAGTACCGCTTACCTCCATATTGCATACCGGACTCTTCGATATGGAGGAGGCAGAGTCTTCCGCCGGATGGGTTCGTGAGTTGAATGGCGTGCATACGCCGGAGACGGAAGAGTATGGTATTTCGAGCTTCGTCTATCGTGCGCGGCGTCCTTTTCATCCAGAACGATTCGAGACTGTGACGGATGAAAGCTTTCCCAATGTGCTTCGAGCCAAGGGGTTTATCTGGCTTGCATCCTGCCACGATGATCTGATTCTTTTCTCCATTGCCGGTAGTACATTGGCCGTCGAGCCGCAGGCGCAATGGCTCGCAGCAGATATGGGGGATGAAGAACAGGATGCCGAAACGCAGGAGTATCTCAAGGATGTTTGGGAGGCTCCGTATGGAGATCGGCGGCAGGAGATTGTCTTCATCGGAGCAGGCATCGATCGCGCATTGTTGGAGGCAAGGTTGAATCAAGCTCTGCTCACTCCAGAGGAGATGGCCGCAGGGCCTGAGGCATGGCAAGAGCTCGCCGATCCTTTCTCTGAAATGTTTCGCGATAGAGAAGCAGCGGCTTAG
- the rpmB gene encoding 50S ribosomal protein L28, producing the protein MAKECLITGKRPVAGNKISHAHNKTRRRWEPNLQWKRVWIPSENRFVRMCVSTRGLRTISKLGVEAALLKAKKRG; encoded by the coding sequence ATGGCAAAAGAATGTCTAATCACCGGTAAGCGCCCCGTTGCGGGCAATAAAATCTCACACGCTCATAACAAAACGCGGCGGCGTTGGGAACCAAATCTGCAATGGAAGCGTGTCTGGATTCCAAGTGAAAACCGCTTCGTTCGTATGTGTGTAAGCACGCGCGGGCTGCGTACGATCAGCAAACTGGGAGTAGAGGCAGCTCTGCTTAAAGCGAAAAAAAGAGGCTGA
- the rpmG gene encoding 50S ribosomal protein L33 — MRTIIKLASTAGTGHFYTTTKNPKLQSSKLELRKYDPVVRKHVLYREAKA, encoded by the coding sequence ATGCGAACAATTATCAAGCTGGCTTCAACCGCGGGTACTGGCCATTTCTACACCACGACCAAAAATCCGAAGCTTCAGAGCAGCAAACTTGAGCTGAGAAAGTATGACCCGGTGGTCCGCAAACATGTTCTCTATCGAGAAGCCAAAGCATAG
- the sixA gene encoding phosphohistidine phosphatase SixA has product MNLYLMRHANAGVPRENPVLDAKRGLVKEGKQQCMLMAGVLTALKAQVDVIIASPLKRSLQSAQFVGTEIGFESKIIASPALAPDGDYAAFQHLIAEYADREGVLVVGHNPNLHQFIAKILNGNGNGSAHAPLTGNGCIRLRKGAIARIDMARRPAQLQWMIDPRLARVIYSSVTKSSRPKTSRK; this is encoded by the coding sequence ATGAATCTTTACCTTATGCGCCACGCAAATGCGGGCGTTCCACGTGAAAATCCCGTCCTCGATGCCAAGCGCGGCCTTGTCAAAGAAGGCAAGCAGCAGTGCATGTTGATGGCTGGTGTTCTCACTGCGCTCAAGGCGCAGGTGGATGTCATCATCGCCAGCCCGCTTAAGCGCTCGCTCCAGTCTGCCCAGTTTGTCGGCACTGAGATTGGCTTTGAATCCAAAATCATCGCTTCGCCAGCCCTAGCGCCTGATGGAGATTACGCCGCATTCCAGCATCTCATCGCTGAATACGCTGATCGCGAAGGAGTCCTGGTCGTGGGCCACAATCCTAATCTGCACCAGTTCATTGCCAAAATTCTGAACGGCAATGGTAATGGCTCAGCCCATGCTCCTCTGACTGGCAACGGATGTATCCGTCTGCGCAAAGGCGCCATCGCACGCATCGATATGGCACGCCGCCCGGCACAATTGCAATGGATGATCGATCCGCGGCTTGCGCGCGTCATCTACAGCAGTGTGACAAAGAGTTCGCGTCCAAAGACGTCGCGAAAATAA
- the ppx gene encoding exopolyphosphatase, whose protein sequence is MPTKTASFAATFAAIDIGSNSCRLKIARAVAHRLKTLHEDREVTRLGTSVFETGLVSPDAMALTIKALKRFQRAIQTHGVDQIRVVATAAMRDARNAQAFVSWAKAETGWTIEIISGLEEGRLIHRGVMTNEPGTAGKCVLVDVGGGSCEITLSEHKRIKETVSLPLGAVRLTQEFIPTDPASEEGLARMKQFIARELRRAHRRINPGTVPLVIATSGTAAALAESHSVLVKPEPKTARKTKAAQVEITTQRQVRMLATKLRKMTMAERSAVPGIGPKRAEIIVAGACVYAELLETFNLAGFRYSDLGLRDGILAQMLAEQDDRAMAHQQFEQERWESVLATARRYGVDLRQAEPVKAHAVQLFRDLATLHKLPDEYSDWVAAAAMLSETGKFLNHQGHHRHTQYIISSSEIYGLTWQQRTIVSAIARYLGKTRPQPGDRAMRNILPEEHANVLRSVVLLRLARALNQDRASDVLRVTARVYPKRVLLELQQGRTGAELELWSLRKEADYFRDVFGRELFVTLL, encoded by the coding sequence ATGCCTACAAAAACTGCCAGCTTTGCCGCCACATTTGCCGCAATCGATATCGGCTCGAACTCCTGCCGGCTAAAGATTGCGAGAGCCGTGGCGCATCGCCTGAAGACGCTCCACGAGGATCGCGAAGTCACACGTCTGGGCACCAGCGTATTTGAAACAGGCCTGGTTTCTCCGGATGCAATGGCTTTGACAATAAAGGCCTTAAAACGGTTTCAGCGCGCCATTCAAACGCACGGAGTGGACCAGATTCGCGTCGTTGCCACCGCAGCCATGCGCGATGCGCGGAACGCCCAGGCCTTTGTCTCCTGGGCTAAAGCGGAGACAGGTTGGACGATTGAGATCATCTCCGGGCTGGAAGAAGGGCGACTCATTCATCGCGGCGTGATGACCAACGAGCCTGGTACGGCCGGCAAATGCGTGCTGGTGGATGTAGGCGGCGGCAGTTGCGAAATCACGCTGAGCGAGCATAAACGCATCAAGGAAACGGTCAGCCTTCCGCTTGGAGCAGTGCGGCTGACGCAGGAGTTTATTCCGACCGATCCAGCTTCAGAAGAAGGCCTGGCGCGGATGAAGCAGTTCATTGCGCGGGAGTTGCGTCGCGCGCATCGACGGATCAATCCGGGAACTGTGCCGCTGGTGATTGCTACCTCTGGAACAGCAGCGGCGCTGGCGGAATCGCACTCCGTTCTGGTCAAACCGGAACCGAAGACCGCTCGAAAAACCAAGGCTGCGCAGGTGGAGATTACGACGCAGAGACAAGTTCGGATGCTCGCGACCAAGCTGCGCAAGATGACCATGGCGGAACGATCCGCGGTACCGGGCATTGGACCGAAGCGGGCGGAGATTATTGTGGCCGGTGCATGTGTCTATGCGGAGCTGCTGGAAACCTTTAATCTGGCCGGGTTTCGCTACTCGGATCTAGGTCTGCGCGATGGCATATTAGCCCAGATGCTGGCCGAGCAGGATGATCGCGCGATGGCTCACCAGCAGTTCGAGCAGGAGCGCTGGGAGAGCGTGCTGGCTACGGCGCGGCGCTACGGCGTGGATCTGCGTCAGGCCGAGCCGGTGAAAGCGCATGCGGTGCAGTTGTTTCGCGATCTGGCGACACTGCACAAGCTGCCCGATGAGTACTCGGATTGGGTGGCTGCGGCGGCGATGTTGAGTGAGACAGGTAAGTTTCTGAATCACCAGGGACATCACCGGCATACGCAGTACATTATTTCAAGCTCAGAAATTTACGGGCTTACCTGGCAGCAGCGAACGATTGTTTCGGCGATTGCACGATACCTGGGCAAGACTCGTCCGCAGCCGGGAGATCGAGCCATGCGCAATATTCTGCCGGAGGAGCACGCGAACGTGCTGCGCAGCGTGGTGCTACTGCGGCTGGCGCGAGCGCTCAATCAGGATCGTGCTTCAGACGTGTTACGCGTAACGGCGCGCGTCTACCCCAAGCGGGTATTGCTGGAGCTGCAGCAGGGGCGCACGGGAGCAGAGCTGGAGCTATGGTCGCTGCGTAAAGAAGCGGATTATTTTCGCGACGTCTTTGGACGCGAACTCTTTGTCACACTGCTGTAG
- a CDS encoding ferritin-like domain-containing protein: MATTETQILDEVIVTSRRRMMMMGGSALAGIVLAATTSKSANAQATLTDADYLNFALNLEYLEAEYYTLASTGMTIDQVGLGIGAGTATTGGGTVTVKPGGFTSCKVPFSDPVNASYAMEIASEEQKHVTFLRGALGASAVAQPNIDLFNSFNAAASAAGIGAAFDPFASDVAFLLGSYIFEDVGVTAYHGAAGSLTDAGNLTAAAGILAVEAYHAGLIRTILWGMDQANPGAGIAATATKISNLRATLDGTGNDDIGLTTTQDALNGSSATFTASTIVNADSNSIAFSRTAQQVLNIVYASPSGTKGGFFPNGLNGKVS; this comes from the coding sequence ATGGCAACCACAGAAACCCAGATACTCGACGAAGTGATCGTCACTAGCCGTCGCAGAATGATGATGATGGGCGGCTCTGCCCTCGCAGGCATCGTGCTGGCTGCAACCACCAGCAAGAGTGCCAACGCACAGGCAACGCTCACCGATGCGGATTACCTCAACTTCGCGCTCAACCTCGAATACCTCGAAGCGGAGTATTACACGCTGGCATCCACAGGCATGACCATCGATCAGGTAGGCCTTGGCATTGGCGCAGGCACGGCCACAACGGGCGGCGGTACAGTAACCGTCAAGCCCGGTGGCTTTACCAGTTGCAAGGTTCCCTTCTCTGACCCAGTCAATGCCAGCTATGCAATGGAGATCGCCAGCGAAGAGCAGAAGCACGTGACTTTTCTACGCGGCGCTCTCGGTGCTTCGGCTGTCGCACAACCGAACATCGATCTCTTCAACAGCTTTAACGCAGCAGCCTCCGCGGCTGGTATCGGAGCAGCCTTCGACCCCTTCGCGAGTGATGTAGCTTTTCTGCTTGGCTCTTACATCTTTGAAGATGTGGGCGTCACCGCGTATCACGGTGCGGCAGGCTCGCTTACCGATGCCGGAAATCTCACTGCTGCAGCCGGAATTCTCGCGGTCGAGGCCTATCACGCAGGCTTGATCCGGACGATTCTATGGGGTATGGATCAGGCGAATCCAGGTGCGGGCATCGCCGCAACTGCCACGAAGATCAGCAACCTGCGCGCCACACTCGACGGCACAGGCAACGATGATATTGGCCTCACGACAACCCAGGACGCGCTCAACGGCTCAAGCGCGACCTTCACCGCATCGACCATCGTCAATGCGGATTCCAATAGCATCGCCTTCAGTCGCACGGCGCAACAGGTGCTCAACATCGTCTATGCCAGCCCAAGCGGCACCAAGGGAGGCTTCTTCCCCAACGGCCTCAACGGCAAAGTAAGTTAA
- a CDS encoding ferritin-like domain-containing protein has protein sequence MQKIDELLNALTRRNFLVGAGSAAALTAVGCGGSSTPITVTPPPPAALTDVDYLNFALNLEYLEASFYLIAATGSGLSSTDMGSGAGTVTGGSQVAFTSSIQKEYAYEIAQEELNHVRFLRSALGTSAVPMPNIDLVNSFNAAASAAGIGATFNPFADPNSFLLGAFVFEDVGVTAYHGAAGALTDKTNLGAAAGIMAVEAYHAAEIRTLILAAGSNYVALANKISNLRATLGGGNETPLSATTIVAADPTTAIAFARTPQQVLNIVYASADGNLSMGGFFPNGLNGNIKATAA, from the coding sequence GTGCAAAAGATTGATGAATTACTCAACGCGCTAACCAGGCGCAATTTCCTTGTCGGTGCAGGCTCTGCGGCTGCACTTACAGCAGTCGGTTGCGGCGGAAGCAGCACTCCAATAACTGTTACGCCACCTCCCCCAGCAGCACTCACCGATGTTGATTACCTCAACTTCGCGCTGAACCTCGAATATCTTGAAGCCTCGTTCTATCTGATTGCGGCAACTGGCTCCGGGCTATCTTCAACCGACATGGGCTCGGGTGCGGGCACTGTCACCGGCGGCTCGCAGGTAGCCTTCACCTCCTCGATCCAGAAGGAATATGCCTACGAGATCGCCCAGGAAGAACTGAATCATGTTCGCTTTCTGCGCTCGGCTCTCGGCACGTCTGCTGTCCCCATGCCGAATATCGATCTGGTCAACAGCTTCAATGCGGCCGCATCGGCAGCGGGCATCGGCGCGACCTTTAACCCGTTTGCCGACCCCAACTCATTTCTGCTTGGCGCATTCGTTTTTGAAGACGTAGGCGTGACCGCTTACCACGGTGCGGCTGGCGCGCTCACCGATAAGACGAACCTGGGAGCAGCAGCAGGCATCATGGCTGTGGAAGCCTATCACGCAGCGGAAATTCGTACCCTGATCCTCGCGGCAGGAAGCAACTACGTAGCCCTGGCAAACAAGATCTCCAATCTTCGCGCGACGCTGGGCGGCGGCAACGAAACCCCGCTATCCGCGACGACGATCGTAGCTGCCGATCCAACTACGGCAATCGCCTTCGCGCGCACTCCGCAGCAGGTGCTGAATATCGTGTATGCAAGCGCTGACGGAAACCTGTCCATGGGCGGATTCTTCCCCAACGGATTGAACGGAAACATCAAAGCAACCGCCGCTTAA
- a CDS encoding DUF5818 domain-containing protein, which yields MHPQKSALRIVSAGSILALSFALLFPAVSALAARPSQAITTVTDGSIVLSPVQDRSVPLSRSLNGTIVKDGSTFVLRASSGSVYRLDNQQKASQFENKSVRVTGKVDEGIKLVHVESIQEMGG from the coding sequence ATGCACCCCCAAAAATCTGCCCTTCGAATCGTTTCTGCTGGAAGTATTCTGGCGCTCTCTTTCGCACTGCTGTTTCCCGCCGTATCCGCATTGGCAGCCCGGCCCTCGCAGGCAATTACAACGGTTACCGATGGATCGATCGTCCTGTCGCCAGTCCAGGATCGCTCCGTACCCTTATCCAGGTCGCTGAACGGCACGATTGTCAAGGATGGTTCTACCTTCGTTCTGCGCGCCTCTTCCGGATCTGTCTATCGCCTCGACAATCAGCAGAAGGCATCGCAATTTGAGAACAAATCTGTTCGCGTCACGGGCAAGGTCGACGAAGGAATCAAGTTGGTGCATGTAGAAAGCATTCAGGAGATGGGCGGTTAG
- a CDS encoding ArnT family glycosyltransferase — protein sequence MTDMTQRATRSHRSFVLAAWVLLLAVFFAVYAAALFTPPLLDDADATHAQAAAHIAETGDWVTLMVNGVRYLEKPPLPYWIAAVSYRIFGENTFATHLPNTLAVLGCAWLAWLWCQRAWGDRAALYAALGTLTSVGPFLYTRFAIPEAILTFLLLLALYCLITGLESRRPGRYYVAWAALALAMLTKGLIAPVFFFAAAIPMMMLSGQWRRWRELKLYSGLALFLLIAAPWHILAGLRNPDQGHPVGNIPTMGNVHGFWYFYFLNEHVFRFLGTRYPHDYNRLPFLAYWFLHLVWIFPWSLFVPAALLVAWKTRHSWMQHLKRDAGQTVDFYLDNSGREDLASHVIRLKFRSRTVWLLGLFSAFTLLFFSLSTNQEYYTWPAWIPMIILTMGVLASIEEAEEDRREGRSQLRLGGTGWLVTAHALFAVAGVIIAAALGWGLWESRNLPFVSDIGSLLAHRGVGDYSLSTSHLFDLTGPSFAALRLPAGIAAVALLVGPLTGLLLRLAHRNRAATISVALTSAVFLIAAHIAFARFEPMLSSKQLADTILQKATPADEFVILGDQSDASSIIFYTHRFFGHPAELVMEQCSQHSNGSSMLWGSCYPDAPKIFLNEDELESKWGQGPRHWLFAQDKNRSKAEQLLAGKLIPVQTIADKTLWTDRPLQ from the coding sequence ATGACAGACATGACACAACGCGCGACCCGTTCTCATCGATCTTTTGTGCTGGCAGCCTGGGTTTTGCTGTTAGCGGTATTTTTTGCGGTATACGCGGCGGCGCTTTTTACGCCTCCGCTGTTGGATGATGCAGATGCAACTCACGCACAGGCTGCGGCACATATAGCCGAGACCGGCGACTGGGTTACGCTCATGGTAAATGGCGTCCGGTATCTGGAGAAGCCTCCGCTGCCGTATTGGATCGCCGCAGTCTCATACCGCATCTTTGGCGAAAACACCTTTGCGACACATCTGCCCAACACGCTCGCCGTCCTGGGCTGCGCATGGCTGGCATGGCTATGGTGCCAGCGTGCCTGGGGAGACCGGGCAGCGTTATATGCAGCCCTGGGTACTCTGACGTCGGTGGGTCCGTTCCTGTACACACGGTTTGCGATTCCCGAGGCGATCCTGACATTTCTGCTGTTGCTGGCTCTCTATTGCCTCATCACCGGGCTTGAGAGTCGGCGCCCCGGACGCTATTACGTGGCCTGGGCCGCACTGGCGTTAGCCATGCTGACCAAGGGATTGATTGCGCCGGTTTTCTTTTTTGCCGCAGCTATACCGATGATGATGTTGAGCGGCCAGTGGCGACGTTGGCGTGAGCTCAAGCTGTATTCGGGCCTGGCATTGTTCCTGTTAATTGCGGCGCCGTGGCATATCCTGGCCGGACTGCGCAATCCTGACCAGGGCCACCCGGTGGGCAATATCCCAACCATGGGAAATGTTCACGGCTTCTGGTACTTCTACTTCCTGAACGAACACGTCTTCCGCTTCCTTGGGACGCGCTATCCACACGACTACAACCGTCTGCCGTTCTTGGCTTATTGGTTTCTGCACCTGGTATGGATCTTCCCCTGGAGCCTGTTCGTTCCGGCAGCCCTGCTGGTGGCCTGGAAGACAAGACATAGCTGGATGCAGCATCTGAAGCGCGATGCAGGACAGACTGTTGATTTCTACCTCGACAATTCAGGCCGCGAAGATCTGGCAAGCCATGTAATCCGGCTCAAATTTCGCTCGCGAACGGTCTGGTTGCTGGGCCTGTTCTCTGCCTTCACGCTGCTGTTCTTTTCGCTCTCGACCAATCAGGAGTACTACACCTGGCCTGCCTGGATCCCAATGATCATTTTGACGATGGGCGTACTGGCCAGCATTGAAGAAGCAGAAGAAGATCGCCGGGAAGGTCGCAGCCAGTTGCGGCTCGGTGGTACGGGTTGGTTGGTGACGGCGCATGCTTTGTTCGCTGTTGCCGGTGTGATCATAGCCGCAGCACTGGGCTGGGGGCTCTGGGAGTCGCGGAATCTGCCCTTTGTGTCGGACATTGGTTCGCTTCTCGCGCATCGTGGAGTAGGGGACTACTCGTTGTCGACCTCTCACCTCTTTGATCTGACAGGGCCTTCGTTTGCTGCACTTCGCCTGCCTGCAGGGATTGCCGCAGTCGCATTGCTGGTTGGCCCGCTGACCGGGTTGTTGTTGCGGTTGGCACACCGCAATAGGGCAGCGACAATCAGCGTAGCGCTCACTTCGGCGGTCTTCCTGATAGCGGCGCATATCGCCTTCGCCCGCTTCGAACCGATGCTGAGTTCCAAGCAGCTTGCCGATACGATCCTGCAAAAGGCCACGCCTGCGGATGAGTTTGTGATCCTTGGGGATCAGTCGGATGCATCTTCGATCATCTTCTACACGCATCGCTTCTTCGGGCATCCGGCAGAGCTGGTGATGGAGCAGTGCTCGCAGCATAGCAATGGCTCTTCTATGCTCTGGGGTTCCTGCTATCCCGATGCGCCGAAGATCTTTTTGAATGAAGATGAGCTGGAGTCGAAGTGGGGCCAGGGGCCGCGTCACTGGCTATTCGCGCAGGATAAGAACCGCAGCAAAGCAGAGCAACTGCTGGCAGGCAAGCTGATTCCCGTGCAGACGATTGCAGATAAAACGCTATGGACTGACAGACCTTTGCAGTAA